One Longimicrobiales bacterium genomic window, GATCCCGGCCCTGCCGCGCATTGATTACTCCCGGAAAGTAACTCCGGGTGCTCTGAGTGCTCTGTGGTGAAACAAATCCGTTCGGCAGCCCCACCCACCTGCTCGGAATCCACGCCAAGTGGCCATCTCATAAGTCGCTGAGGGCACTGATCTTGCGGCCATCTCGACCCGTGACAGCACGGAGAGTGGCTTATGATTCTCGCCAGGTCCTCCTTCACGGAGGAAATGGATGCGGTACACAGCATGATGCAAACCGCCGCCCCGCACGCAACGCGGGAGCGCCAGCTGGTTCTTCTTGTCGACGACGATCCGCACGATCGAGAAATCTACGGCAGCATCCTGTGCTACAACGGGTTTGACGTCGTGTGCGCCGATGACGGTGAGTCCGGCATCCGCCTGGCACAGCGCATCATGCCGGACGTAGTCCTCCTCGATATAGGGCTCCCGGACCTGCACGGCCTCGATCTCTGCTCCCGCCTGCGCACCGGCCCGGAGACCTCGGGCATACCCGTAATCGCGCTCTCGGCCTACGCAGAGGCCCGCATGGGCGAGCAGGCGCGCCTCGCGGGCTGCACCTGCTACATCGAGAAACCGGCCAGTCCCGTA contains:
- a CDS encoding response regulator; the protein is MILARSSFTEEMDAVHSMMQTAAPHATRERQLVLLVDDDPHDREIYGSILCYNGFDVVCADDGESGIRLAQRIMPDVVLLDIGLPDLHGLDLCSRLRTGPETSGIPVIALSAYAEARMGEQARLAGCTCYIEKPASPVAVLHEIEKLVGKAPLPGDGNPPRMTSAD